A window from Salinigranum halophilum encodes these proteins:
- a CDS encoding ferritin-like domain-containing protein has translation MSEEVTRLLRKAYQDEHETVMNYMTNAIVLDGVRAEEIKESLQTDIQEELGHAEQLGQRLKQLDERPPASAEFEANQHSLQPPEDSTDVLSVIEGVLDAEEDAITTYRALITAAEDADDPVTEDLAVTILADEEAHRTEFRGYKKEYQRE, from the coding sequence ATGTCCGAAGAGGTTACCCGACTTCTCCGCAAGGCGTACCAGGACGAACACGAGACCGTCATGAACTACATGACGAACGCTATCGTCCTCGACGGCGTCCGCGCAGAGGAGATCAAGGAGTCGCTCCAGACCGACATCCAAGAGGAACTCGGTCACGCCGAGCAGCTTGGTCAGCGGCTGAAGCAGCTCGACGAGCGCCCGCCCGCGTCGGCCGAGTTCGAGGCGAACCAGCACTCACTCCAGCCGCCGGAAGACTCCACCGACGTCCTCTCGGTCATCGAGGGCGTCCTCGACGCCGAGGAAGACGCTATCACCACCTACCGCGCCCTCATCACGGCCGCGGAGGACGCCGACGACCCCGTGACCGAGGACCTCGCCGTGACCATCCTCGCCGACGAGGAGGCACACCGGACCGAGTTCCGCGGATACAAGAAAGAGTACCAGCGCGAGTAG
- the alaS gene encoding alanine--tRNA ligase produces the protein MSELEEEYRLEYFEEEGFYRRQCPVTDVWFWTRDPERETCGEPPADDYSFIDNPGFDREYSLEEMREEFLSFFEERGHERIDPYPVAANRWRDDVLLTQASIYDFQPLVTSGQTPPPANPLTISQPCIRMQDIDNVGRTGRHTMAFEMMAHHAFNTREDAEDEYAYEGEVYWKNETVKYCDEFFASLGANLDEITYIEDPWVGGGNAGPAIEVLYRGAELATLVFMSMEQDPDGEYEMKDGNTYSKMDTYIVDTGYGLERWTWVSQGTPTVYEAVYPEMIEFLKENAGISLSDEERALVHRAAKLSGYLDIDEIDDLRGARAEVADELDVDADELTDLLRPLEDIYAIADHCRALAYMFGDGIVPSNVGTGYLARMVLRRTKRLVDGVGVDAPLDELVDMQAARLEYQNRDTIRDIVRTEERKYRETLERGSRKVEQLAREYADRGEPIPTDTLIELYDSHGIQPDMVRDIAAEQGADVAVPDDFYSLVAERHEDAGEADVVTERDERLANLPETDKLYYEDQERTEFEAVVLDVFERESGYDVVLDQTMFYPEGGGQPADHGTLSSDDVTVEVEDVQVHDGVVLHRTDESPGKGEFVRGQLDVDRRRRLMRHHTATHIIGYAARQVLGEHVRQAGAQKGTRRARLDVRHYERITREEVKQIERVANDLVTRNVKVKQEWPNRHEAEEKHGFDLYQGGIPPGKNIRLIHVADDVQACGGTHVNRTGDIGAIKVLSTEPVQDGVERIAFAAGEAAIEATQRTEDALYEAADVLDVSPPDVPETAERFFEEWKARGKTVDRLKRELAEARAAAESEELDIDGTPAVVQRLDGDADELRATANALVDSGKVAVLGSAAGGSAQFVVGVPDGVGLNAGEVVGVLAAKVGGGGGGPPDFAQGGGPDVEKLDAVLDDAPDVLRNVLDA, from the coding sequence ATGAGCGAACTCGAAGAGGAGTACCGCCTCGAGTACTTCGAGGAGGAGGGATTCTATCGGCGGCAGTGTCCGGTGACGGACGTCTGGTTCTGGACACGGGACCCAGAGCGCGAGACCTGCGGCGAACCACCGGCCGACGACTACTCGTTCATCGACAACCCCGGGTTCGACCGCGAGTACAGCTTAGAGGAGATGCGCGAGGAGTTCCTCTCGTTCTTCGAGGAGCGCGGCCACGAACGCATCGACCCGTACCCGGTGGCGGCGAACCGCTGGCGTGACGACGTTCTCTTGACCCAGGCTTCTATCTACGACTTCCAGCCGCTCGTCACGTCGGGGCAGACGCCCCCGCCGGCGAACCCGCTCACCATCTCTCAGCCCTGCATCCGGATGCAGGACATCGACAACGTCGGGCGGACGGGCCGGCACACGATGGCGTTCGAGATGATGGCCCACCACGCGTTCAACACCCGCGAGGACGCCGAAGACGAGTACGCCTACGAGGGTGAGGTGTACTGGAAGAACGAGACGGTGAAGTACTGCGACGAGTTCTTCGCCTCGCTCGGCGCGAACCTCGACGAGATAACCTACATCGAGGACCCGTGGGTCGGCGGCGGTAACGCCGGGCCCGCCATCGAGGTTCTGTACAGAGGAGCCGAACTCGCCACGCTCGTCTTCATGTCGATGGAGCAGGACCCCGACGGCGAGTACGAGATGAAAGACGGCAACACGTACTCGAAGATGGACACCTACATCGTCGACACCGGCTACGGGCTCGAACGGTGGACGTGGGTGTCGCAGGGGACGCCGACGGTGTACGAGGCGGTCTACCCCGAGATGATCGAGTTCCTGAAGGAGAACGCCGGCATCTCGCTGTCAGACGAGGAGCGAGCACTCGTCCACCGCGCCGCGAAGCTCTCGGGCTACCTCGACATCGACGAGATCGACGACCTGCGGGGTGCGCGTGCGGAGGTCGCCGACGAACTCGACGTCGACGCCGACGAACTCACCGACCTCCTCCGGCCGCTCGAAGACATCTACGCCATCGCGGACCACTGCCGAGCGCTCGCGTACATGTTCGGCGACGGCATCGTCCCCTCGAACGTCGGCACGGGCTACCTCGCTCGGATGGTCCTCCGGCGGACGAAGCGGCTCGTCGACGGTGTCGGCGTGGACGCCCCGCTCGACGAACTCGTCGACATGCAGGCCGCCCGACTGGAGTACCAGAACCGAGACACCATCCGCGACATCGTTCGCACCGAGGAGCGCAAGTACAGAGAGACGCTCGAACGCGGGTCGCGAAAGGTCGAACAGCTGGCGCGGGAGTACGCCGACCGCGGGGAACCCATCCCGACCGACACCCTCATCGAACTGTACGACTCCCACGGCATCCAGCCCGACATGGTCCGAGACATCGCGGCCGAACAGGGTGCCGACGTCGCCGTCCCGGACGACTTCTACTCGCTCGTCGCCGAGCGGCACGAGGACGCCGGCGAGGCCGACGTCGTCACCGAGCGCGACGAGCGCCTCGCGAACCTCCCCGAGACGGACAAACTCTACTACGAGGACCAAGAGCGGACGGAGTTCGAGGCGGTCGTCCTCGACGTCTTCGAGCGCGAGTCGGGCTACGACGTCGTGCTCGACCAGACGATGTTCTACCCCGAGGGCGGCGGCCAGCCCGCGGACCACGGGACGCTCTCGTCGGACGACGTCACCGTCGAGGTCGAAGACGTGCAGGTCCACGACGGCGTGGTCCTCCACCGAACCGACGAGAGCCCGGGGAAAGGCGAGTTCGTCCGCGGACAGCTCGACGTCGACCGCCGTCGCCGGCTGATGCGCCACCACACCGCCACTCACATCATCGGCTACGCGGCTCGCCAGGTCCTCGGCGAGCACGTCCGACAGGCCGGGGCCCAGAAGGGAACCCGACGCGCCCGCCTCGACGTTCGCCACTACGAGCGCATCACACGCGAGGAAGTCAAGCAGATCGAACGGGTCGCAAACGACCTCGTCACGCGGAACGTGAAGGTGAAACAGGAGTGGCCCAACCGCCACGAGGCCGAGGAGAAACACGGGTTCGATCTCTACCAGGGCGGCATCCCCCCGGGGAAGAATATCCGACTCATCCACGTCGCCGACGACGTCCAGGCGTGCGGTGGCACCCACGTCAACCGCACGGGCGACATCGGCGCGATCAAGGTGCTCTCGACTGAGCCCGTTCAGGACGGTGTCGAACGCATCGCCTTCGCGGCCGGCGAGGCCGCCATCGAGGCGACCCAGCGCACCGAGGACGCCCTCTACGAGGCCGCGGACGTCCTCGACGTCTCGCCCCCGGACGTCCCCGAGACGGCCGAACGCTTCTTCGAGGAGTGGAAAGCCCGGGGGAAGACCGTCGACCGCCTGAAGCGCGAACTCGCGGAGGCCCGCGCCGCTGCCGAGAGCGAGGAACTCGACATCGACGGTACGCCGGCCGTCGTCCAGCGACTCGACGGCGACGCCGACGAACTGCGAGCGACCGCGAACGCGCTCGTCGACAGCGGGAAAGTCGCCGTCCTCGGCTCCGCGGCGGGCGGGAGCGCCCAGTTCGTCGTCGGCGTCCCCGACGGCGTGGGGCTGAACGCCGGTGAGGTCGTCGGCGTCCTCGCCGCCAAAGTCGGCGGCGGCGGCGGTGGCCCGCCGGACTTCGCTCAGGGCGGCGGCCCGGACGTGGAGAAACTCGACGCGGTCCTCGACGACGCGCCCGACGTCCTCAGAAACGTTCTGGACGCCTGA
- a CDS encoding PASTA domain-containing protein, with amino-acid sequence MSGRDTLACPVERRTDGGTGEGVDDGSDENDDDGRDDGGGGWFSRLFPGRDERIRSLRRQLRQAEGETEDLQAEVERLQDRVEELETTERALSSENEAYRERQFAFDALLASVGRSFRRANADLEGQDVAVGDLDVTLRADVSGGGTTDSLSLRLVDPDEEVDPDRLSTVSFSVGRRGRFRHYGGAGALTRGAGGGFMTTDPSSTDEAPVPSGPPVEVPTVLGLSAEEAVAELRAAGFDVHTEDESAGDGTVVEQWPRAFAVAPKGSSVVVIVDDEEAS; translated from the coding sequence ATGAGCGGTCGCGACACGCTCGCCTGTCCAGTGGAGCGGCGGACCGACGGTGGTACCGGCGAGGGCGTCGACGACGGGAGCGACGAGAACGACGACGACGGCCGTGACGACGGCGGAGGCGGGTGGTTCTCCCGACTGTTCCCCGGTCGGGACGAACGAATCCGGTCGCTCAGGCGACAGCTCAGGCAGGCCGAGGGCGAGACGGAGGACCTGCAAGCGGAGGTCGAACGACTCCAAGACCGGGTCGAGGAACTCGAGACGACGGAACGGGCGCTCAGTTCGGAGAACGAGGCGTACCGGGAACGGCAGTTCGCGTTCGACGCGTTGCTCGCGAGCGTCGGCCGGTCGTTCAGACGGGCGAACGCGGACCTCGAGGGACAGGACGTCGCCGTCGGCGACCTCGACGTCACGCTCCGTGCGGACGTCTCCGGCGGGGGGACCACAGACAGCCTCAGCCTCCGCCTCGTCGACCCCGACGAGGAGGTCGACCCCGACCGACTGAGCACGGTCTCGTTCAGCGTCGGCCGACGCGGACGGTTCCGTCACTACGGGGGGGCGGGCGCGCTGACGCGGGGTGCGGGAGGTGGCTTCATGACGACCGACCCGTCGAGCACAGACGAGGCACCGGTGCCGAGCGGCCCGCCCGTCGAGGTGCCGACCGTGCTCGGTCTGTCGGCCGAGGAAGCCGTGGCGGAACTCCGCGCGGCGGGGTTCGACGTCCACACGGAGGACGAGAGCGCGGGCGACGGCACGGTCGTCGAGCAGTGGCCACGAGCGTTCGCGGTCGCGCCGAAGGGGTCGAGCGTCGTCGTCATCGTCGACGACGAGGAGGCCTCGTAG
- a CDS encoding cupin domain-containing protein, translating to MEPVDEDSLEWSETDRGATAFRRKQLGRAAGGEQLGASLYELPGGARSWPYHYHTGNEEAIYVLSGEGTLRVGGEDEWTRYQLTAGDYVALPAGAESAHQVTNADVDAAGDDPDDDRPPLRYLAVSTMNDPDVTVYPDSEKLGLFAGAAPGGDSSERVVDGYYPRDAAVDYWEGEE from the coding sequence ATGGAACCAGTCGACGAGGACTCACTCGAGTGGAGCGAGACCGACCGCGGGGCGACGGCCTTCCGCCGAAAGCAACTCGGCCGGGCGGCCGGCGGCGAGCAGCTCGGGGCCAGCCTCTACGAACTCCCGGGGGGAGCGCGCTCGTGGCCGTACCACTACCACACCGGCAACGAGGAGGCCATCTACGTCCTCTCCGGCGAGGGGACGCTCCGCGTCGGCGGCGAGGACGAGTGGACGCGCTACCAACTGACAGCGGGCGACTACGTGGCCCTACCGGCCGGCGCAGAGAGCGCCCACCAGGTGACGAACGCCGACGTGGACGCGGCCGGAGACGACCCGGACGACGACAGGCCACCGCTGCGGTATCTCGCCGTCTCGACGATGAACGACCCCGACGTCACAGTCTACCCGGACTCGGAGAAACTCGGCCTCTTCGCCGGGGCCGCACCCGGCGGCGACTCGAGCGAGCGGGTCGTCGACGGGTACTATCCGCGCGATGCGGCGGTCGACTACTGGGAGGGGGAAGAGTGA
- a CDS encoding zinc-dependent alcohol dehydrogenase family protein, with product MQAVVLEQFQEPLGVQEVDRPEPEPHGAVAEVIGCGVCRSDWHCWQGDWDWFGYRPDPPHILGHEPTGRIVAVGDEVENVEEGQEVAIPFNFARGTCDLCRNGRENICENHVGLGFMNQAPGAFAEEVHIPNADINAVPLPDSIDAAAAAGCGCRFMTSFHAMAHRAPVSAGDDVVIHGCGGIGLSAVHIANALGGNVIGVDLMDEKLDRAEELGAVATVNANEVDDPAKEVRDITNGGADVSADALGIAVTCQNAVNSLRKGGTHVQIGLTTSEEQGMVSLPTDEFVAKEIDFKGSLGLQPSRYSEMLDMIESSKLDPTALVEDTIDIHQVPDELAAMSDYDTIGIPVCTEFSN from the coding sequence ATGCAAGCAGTCGTACTAGAGCAATTCCAGGAACCGTTAGGAGTCCAGGAGGTCGACCGCCCAGAGCCCGAGCCACACGGCGCTGTGGCCGAGGTCATCGGCTGTGGGGTCTGTCGGTCCGACTGGCACTGCTGGCAGGGTGACTGGGACTGGTTCGGTTATCGGCCCGACCCGCCTCACATCCTCGGGCACGAACCCACAGGCCGCATCGTCGCCGTCGGTGACGAGGTCGAGAACGTCGAGGAAGGACAGGAGGTCGCTATCCCGTTCAACTTCGCGCGTGGCACCTGTGACCTCTGTCGGAACGGACGTGAGAACATCTGTGAGAACCACGTCGGACTCGGCTTCATGAATCAGGCACCCGGCGCGTTCGCCGAGGAGGTCCACATCCCGAACGCGGACATCAACGCCGTGCCGCTGCCCGACAGCATCGACGCGGCCGCCGCCGCCGGCTGTGGCTGTCGGTTCATGACCTCGTTCCACGCGATGGCCCACCGCGCACCCGTGAGCGCGGGTGACGACGTCGTCATCCACGGCTGTGGCGGTATCGGCCTCTCCGCGGTGCACATCGCGAACGCGCTCGGCGGGAACGTCATCGGCGTCGACCTGATGGACGAGAAACTCGACCGGGCCGAGGAACTCGGCGCGGTGGCGACGGTCAACGCGAACGAGGTGGACGACCCCGCCAAGGAGGTACGCGACATCACGAACGGCGGGGCCGACGTCTCCGCCGACGCGCTCGGCATCGCGGTGACGTGTCAGAACGCGGTGAACAGCCTGCGGAAGGGCGGGACTCACGTCCAGATCGGCCTCACGACGAGCGAGGAGCAGGGCATGGTGTCGCTCCCGACCGACGAGTTCGTCGCCAAGGAGATCGATTTCAAGGGCTCGCTCGGCCTCCAGCCCTCGCGGTACAGCGAGATGCTCGACATGATCGAATCCAGCAAGCTCGACCCGACCGCGCTCGTCGAGGACACCATCGACATCCACCAAGTGCCCGACGAACTCGCGGCCATGAGCGACTACGACACCATCGGCATCCCGGTCTGCACCGAGTTCTCGAACTGA
- a CDS encoding (Fe-S)-binding protein, whose amino-acid sequence MLLQTVTRETFWTIGPVGEAVFYFLAAVAVLVFSYGVYERFARYTKGTADPFERLDDLPARIRRASRLLVSNEAQFDRDIYAGVMHAFIVWGFLTLLIGTTILAIDIDIYRRVTGESFFVGDFYLSYSLVMDALGLLFVVGVGMAIYRRYRVREERLWGKHTGFEDDAFVWTLFALGVGGYVTEALRIVGTDFPPFETVSFVGYFVAGVFAAGGMSAGLAETLYTWAWWSHAILALVFVAAIPYAKPFHMLSSFANIVTHDEKAGLRLPKVPEHLAPDEIGYTSAADFSWRQMLDMDACTKCGRCSSACPAKASGRNLDPRDVILDLKAYRESVDAGGEEVDIIADGGTSVIASESMRSCMSCMACMDACPVDIEHLTHFTEMNRRLTETGQQPEQVQEAMMNVFQNGNAFGDPARKRPDWVSDLDFEVPDAREESVEFLWYVGDYPSYDERNQRVAKALARIFHESGVSYGILYEDEANDGNDVRRVGEEGLYEMLVEDNAGAMADCDFEKIVCTDPHSYNTFENEYPEMAAELGVEFDYPVFHYTQVLQTLVGDGRLNLGSVDRTVTYHDPCHLGRYNGVFETPRDVVRATGADLVEMPRNRKDSFCCGGGGGGLWLDQDEHTKPSEERLREATEDTERVPEQFVVACPMCATMYEDGRKTGGFEDELEIVDVSELVVEALDARAGASSAGTTPSAAD is encoded by the coding sequence ATGCTACTCCAGACGGTGACCCGTGAGACGTTCTGGACCATCGGCCCGGTCGGCGAGGCCGTCTTTTACTTCCTCGCTGCCGTCGCGGTGCTCGTGTTCTCCTACGGGGTGTACGAGCGGTTCGCGCGGTACACGAAGGGGACCGCCGACCCCTTCGAACGCCTCGACGACCTCCCCGCCCGAATCAGACGCGCGTCGCGGCTGCTCGTCTCGAACGAGGCGCAGTTCGACCGCGACATCTACGCGGGCGTGATGCACGCGTTCATCGTCTGGGGCTTTCTCACGCTCCTCATCGGGACGACCATCCTCGCCATCGACATCGACATCTATCGGCGGGTCACCGGCGAGTCGTTCTTCGTCGGCGACTTCTACCTCTCGTACTCGCTGGTGATGGACGCGCTGGGGCTGCTGTTCGTCGTCGGCGTCGGCATGGCCATCTACCGGCGGTACAGAGTGAGAGAAGAGCGACTCTGGGGCAAGCACACCGGCTTCGAGGACGACGCGTTCGTCTGGACCCTCTTCGCACTCGGCGTCGGCGGCTACGTCACCGAGGCGCTCCGCATCGTCGGCACAGACTTCCCGCCGTTCGAGACCGTCTCGTTCGTCGGCTACTTCGTCGCGGGCGTCTTCGCGGCCGGAGGGATGTCTGCCGGACTGGCGGAGACGCTCTACACCTGGGCGTGGTGGTCGCACGCCATCTTGGCGCTCGTGTTCGTCGCCGCCATCCCCTACGCGAAGCCGTTCCACATGCTCTCGTCGTTCGCCAACATCGTCACCCACGACGAGAAGGCGGGGCTGCGACTCCCGAAGGTGCCCGAACACCTCGCGCCCGATGAGATCGGGTACACCTCCGCGGCGGACTTCTCGTGGCGACAGATGCTCGATATGGACGCCTGCACCAAGTGCGGGCGGTGTTCGTCGGCGTGTCCCGCGAAGGCGTCGGGCCGGAACCTCGACCCGCGCGACGTCATCCTCGACCTGAAAGCCTATCGTGAGTCGGTCGACGCCGGCGGCGAGGAGGTGGACATCATCGCCGACGGCGGCACCTCGGTCATCGCGTCGGAGTCGATGCGGTCCTGTATGTCCTGCATGGCCTGTATGGACGCCTGCCCGGTCGACATCGAGCACCTGACGCACTTCACGGAGATGAACCGCCGACTCACCGAGACGGGCCAGCAACCGGAACAGGTCCAGGAGGCGATGATGAACGTCTTCCAGAACGGCAACGCCTTCGGCGACCCCGCACGGAAGCGCCCCGACTGGGTCTCTGACCTCGACTTCGAGGTACCCGACGCCCGCGAGGAGTCGGTGGAGTTCCTCTGGTACGTCGGCGACTACCCCTCCTACGACGAGCGCAACCAGCGGGTGGCGAAGGCGCTGGCGCGTATCTTCCACGAATCCGGTGTCTCCTACGGCATCCTCTACGAGGACGAAGCCAACGACGGGAACGACGTCCGGCGGGTGGGCGAAGAGGGCCTGTACGAGATGCTCGTCGAGGACAACGCGGGGGCGATGGCCGACTGCGACTTCGAGAAGATCGTCTGCACCGACCCCCACTCGTACAACACGTTCGAGAACGAATACCCGGAGATGGCAGCCGAACTCGGCGTCGAGTTCGACTACCCCGTCTTCCACTACACGCAGGTACTCCAGACGCTCGTCGGGGACGGTCGGCTGAACCTCGGCTCGGTGGACCGGACCGTCACCTACCACGACCCCTGTCACCTCGGGCGGTACAACGGCGTCTTCGAGACGCCGCGGGACGTCGTCCGGGCGACCGGCGCGGACCTCGTCGAGATGCCGCGCAACCGCAAGGACTCGTTCTGCTGTGGTGGCGGCGGCGGCGGCCTCTGGCTCGACCAGGACGAACACACGAAACCGAGCGAGGAGCGCCTGCGGGAGGCGACCGAGGACACGGAGCGCGTGCCCGAACAGTTCGTCGTCGCCTGCCCGATGTGTGCGACGATGTACGAGGACGGGCGGAAGACCGGTGGCTTCGAAGACGAGTTGGAAATCGTCGACGTGTCGGAACTCGTCGTCGAGGCGCTCGACGCGCGGGCGGGCGCGAGCAGTGCAGGGACGACGCCCTCGGCGGCGGACTGA
- a CDS encoding type 1 glutamine amidotransferase, with translation MDRPRFALLDASHGEPHTRRNFRRELDASLAEFDVTQCELPETFDYDGVVITGSRASVYWDEPWIGSLLDWAAEAARRDLPMLGVCYGHQVLAEALGGRVADMGEYEIGYREIQLVDGSHLFDGVSESFTAFTTHSDHVVELPPGAALLAENDYGIHAFRKGHAFGVQFHPEYDPATAESVTRGKDGQLSDERIRAVVDGITDERYAAACEAKQLFENFVAYVRGVRDGPPAAAD, from the coding sequence ATGGACAGACCGCGCTTCGCACTCCTCGACGCCTCTCACGGCGAGCCGCACACCCGCCGGAACTTCCGACGTGAACTCGACGCCTCCCTCGCGGAGTTCGACGTCACGCAGTGCGAACTGCCGGAGACGTTCGACTACGACGGCGTCGTCATCACCGGTTCGCGCGCCTCCGTCTACTGGGACGAGCCGTGGATCGGCTCGCTCCTCGACTGGGCGGCCGAGGCCGCCCGTCGTGACCTCCCGATGCTCGGCGTCTGTTACGGCCACCAGGTGCTCGCGGAGGCCCTCGGCGGTCGCGTTGCCGACATGGGCGAGTACGAAATCGGCTACCGAGAGATACAACTCGTCGACGGCAGTCACCTCTTCGACGGCGTCTCCGAGTCGTTCACCGCCTTCACGACCCACTCGGACCACGTCGTCGAACTCCCGCCCGGAGCGGCGCTCCTCGCGGAGAACGACTACGGCATCCACGCCTTCCGGAAGGGTCACGCCTTCGGTGTGCAGTTCCACCCGGAGTACGACCCCGCGACTGCCGAATCTGTGACCCGCGGGAAGGACGGACAGCTCTCCGACGAGCGTATCCGCGCCGTCGTCGACGGCATCACCGACGAACGGTACGCCGCGGCGTGTGAGGCGAAACAGCTCTTCGAGAACTTCGTCGCCTACGTGCGCGGCGTCCGTGACGGTCCGCCGGCAGCCGCGGACTGA
- a CDS encoding alpha/beta fold hydrolase yields the protein MPFAHNGDVSLYYQATGAGDDTVVFVGDVGFGSWQWGWQHRAVVGPFESIVFDHRGVGRSDAPPGPYSVADLAADLEAVLAAADVSRAHLVGAGLGGVVSLALAHDSGRVRSLTAVGSGLTGAPMDAFAAPDDRAALRASTERLLSEAFRAEQPEVIEQIGTWRAQEDAPERVWRAQTAALEGYEPPPLYEVTTPTLVVHGTADAQWPVDGARSLAEDLPRGEFVAYEEAGHLVGVERSRLVNDRLVGHVEAHSDS from the coding sequence ATGCCCTTCGCGCACAACGGTGACGTCTCCCTCTACTACCAGGCGACGGGAGCCGGTGACGACACCGTCGTGTTCGTCGGCGACGTCGGCTTCGGCTCCTGGCAGTGGGGCTGGCAGCACCGCGCCGTCGTCGGGCCCTTCGAATCGATCGTCTTCGACCACCGCGGTGTCGGACGCTCTGACGCGCCACCGGGACCGTACTCCGTGGCCGACCTCGCGGCCGACCTCGAAGCAGTCCTTGCCGCGGCCGACGTCTCCCGTGCCCATCTCGTCGGTGCCGGCCTGGGTGGGGTCGTCTCGCTCGCGCTCGCTCACGACTCGGGGCGAGTCCGAAGCCTCACGGCCGTCGGTTCCGGCCTCACGGGAGCACCGATGGACGCCTTCGCGGCCCCCGACGACCGGGCGGCGCTTCGCGCGTCGACAGAGCGGCTCCTCTCGGAGGCGTTCCGTGCGGAGCAGCCGGAGGTGATCGAACAGATCGGTACGTGGCGTGCCCAAGAAGACGCCCCCGAACGCGTGTGGCGGGCACAGACCGCGGCGCTGGAGGGGTACGAACCACCGCCGCTGTACGAGGTGACGACGCCGACACTCGTCGTCCACGGCACCGCAGACGCACAGTGGCCCGTCGACGGCGCGCGCTCGCTCGCCGAGGACCTCCCCCGTGGGGAGTTCGTCGCGTACGAGGAGGCCGGCCACCTCGTCGGCGTCGAGCGGTCACGCCTCGTCAACGACCGGCTCGTCGGGCACGTCGAAGCTCACTCGGACTCCTGA
- a CDS encoding SHOCT domain-containing protein, with protein MYSLDTLTALAQWGPHPGPHPGPHAPMGPGGGGGFGTGMAGGTWGVGGGFVLTLVLLLLLAAVIVGVAYLLSTRIRTEDSRDDDALAVLKRRYARGEVDDEEFERRRGRLDGGVS; from the coding sequence ATGTACTCACTCGACACACTCACCGCCCTCGCACAGTGGGGGCCTCACCCCGGCCCGCATCCCGGCCCACACGCACCGATGGGACCGGGCGGCGGCGGTGGATTCGGGACGGGGATGGCGGGGGGAACCTGGGGAGTGGGCGGCGGATTCGTCCTGACGCTCGTACTCTTGCTGCTGCTCGCCGCGGTCATCGTCGGGGTGGCGTACCTCCTATCGACGCGAATTCGGACAGAAGACAGCCGTGACGACGACGCGCTGGCCGTACTCAAGCGGCGCTACGCCCGTGGCGAGGTCGACGACGAGGAGTTCGAGCGGCGTCGGGGCCGCCTCGACGGCGGCGTGTCGTGA
- a CDS encoding acyl-CoA dehydrogenase family protein produces MLDYVDLEADLDEEERMIRDTARRFVDEQVRPDIGEHFENGTFPTELINEMGELGFFAPNLEGYGLPGVSETAYGLLMQELEAGDSGVRSAASVQGALVMYPIHAYGSDEQKERWLPDLGTGEAVGCFGLTEPEHGSDPSSMETRAERDGDGYRLQGSKTWITNSPIADVAVVWARDTSAEGTPVRGFLVETDRDGVTTNKIDEKLSMRASITGEIGLSNVWVPEEDVLPGVEGMKGPLSCLTQARYGIAWGAVGVARDCFETAREYALDREQFGGPIARFQLQQEKLATMATDITTAQLLAYRLAELKERGDLTPAQVSMAKRNNVAMARDASRTAREMLGGNGITRDYSPMRHLANIETVYTYEGTHDIHSLIVGHELTGIAAFE; encoded by the coding sequence ATGCTCGATTACGTCGACCTGGAGGCTGACCTTGACGAAGAAGAGCGGATGATTCGCGACACGGCTCGTCGATTCGTCGACGAGCAGGTGCGCCCCGACATCGGTGAGCACTTCGAGAACGGCACGTTCCCGACAGAACTCATCAACGAGATGGGCGAACTCGGCTTCTTCGCGCCCAACCTGGAAGGGTACGGCCTCCCCGGCGTGAGCGAGACCGCGTACGGCCTGTTGATGCAGGAGCTGGAGGCCGGCGACTCGGGGGTCCGGTCGGCGGCGAGCGTCCAGGGCGCGCTCGTGATGTATCCCATCCACGCCTACGGGTCCGACGAACAGAAAGAGCGGTGGCTTCCGGACCTGGGGACGGGCGAGGCAGTCGGCTGCTTCGGGCTCACCGAACCCGAGCACGGGTCGGACCCGTCGAGCATGGAGACCCGAGCGGAACGAGACGGTGACGGCTACCGACTCCAGGGTTCGAAGACGTGGATCACGAACTCACCGATTGCGGACGTCGCCGTCGTGTGGGCACGCGACACCTCCGCGGAGGGCACCCCTGTGCGCGGCTTCCTCGTCGAGACCGACCGCGACGGCGTCACGACGAACAAGATCGACGAGAAACTCTCGATGCGTGCGTCGATCACGGGCGAAATCGGCCTCTCGAACGTCTGGGTCCCCGAGGAAGACGTCCTCCCGGGGGTCGAGGGGATGAAAGGCCCGTTGTCGTGTCTGACGCAGGCGCGGTACGGTATCGCCTGGGGGGCCGTCGGCGTGGCCCGCGACTGCTTCGAGACGGCCCGCGAGTACGCCCTGGACAGAGAGCAGTTCGGCGGACCGATCGCGCGGTTCCAGCTCCAGCAGGAGAAACTCGCGACCATGGCGACCGACATCACCACCGCCCAGTTGCTCGCGTACCGTCTGGCAGAGCTGAAAGAGCGCGGTGACCTCACCCCCGCGCAGGTGTCGATGGCGAAACGCAACAACGTCGCGATGGCCCGCGACGCCTCCCGGACGGCCCGCGAGATGCTCGGCGGCAACGGCATCACGCGCGACTACTCGCCGATGCGCCACTTGGCGAACATCGAGACCGTGTACACGTACGAGGGCACCCACGACATCCACTCGCTCATCGTCGGGCACGAACTCACCGGAATCGCAGCCTTCGAGTAA